In Planctomycetota bacterium, the following are encoded in one genomic region:
- a CDS encoding UbiA family prenyltransferase, whose product MLGRVSERLLALLQLTRMALVFTAVSNALASLALRHDDRGDVPPTLVIATLAVAVGLYGFGMALNDIIDRRRDQQLQVARPLPSGRIGIWSAIVVAGLMLVVATAGGWLFLKTNVDAAMASAVLLAVTVLLIATYDAAGKYLVWVGLLLLGLVRFFHAAIPAPHLPVVWHPLFLLNHVAIISAVAYRSEAKRPPLDGRQVAYLALGLAALNLGLIFTLFYRRGLGFAESLRIEPALLLPTAAAIVFALLGRSVRRKANDRRAAGKALILYGLLWLIVYDALFVIGYVDVWWGLSLLILWPTSFLAVKAMRVWANMTDVARRPEYVRADSRLSGPASSR is encoded by the coding sequence ATGCTCGGGCGAGTTTCGGAACGACTCCTCGCTCTGCTGCAACTGACGCGGATGGCGCTGGTCTTCACAGCCGTCAGCAACGCGCTGGCGTCGCTGGCACTGCGTCATGACGATCGGGGCGACGTGCCGCCGACGCTGGTGATCGCGACGCTCGCGGTGGCGGTCGGCCTGTACGGGTTCGGGATGGCGCTCAACGACATCATCGACAGGCGTCGCGATCAGCAGTTGCAGGTGGCAAGGCCGCTGCCTAGCGGACGCATTGGCATCTGGTCGGCGATCGTGGTCGCTGGGCTCATGCTGGTCGTGGCCACAGCCGGGGGATGGCTGTTCCTCAAGACCAACGTCGACGCGGCGATGGCTTCGGCGGTGCTGCTGGCAGTGACGGTGCTGCTGATCGCCACGTACGACGCCGCAGGCAAGTACCTCGTCTGGGTCGGGTTGTTGCTGCTCGGGCTCGTGCGGTTTTTCCACGCGGCCATCCCGGCGCCGCACCTGCCGGTGGTATGGCACCCGCTGTTTTTGCTGAACCACGTCGCAATCATCTCGGCCGTCGCGTATCGGAGCGAGGCCAAACGGCCGCCGTTGGACGGGCGTCAGGTGGCGTACCTTGCGCTCGGGTTGGCAGCGCTCAACCTGGGATTGATCTTCACGCTGTTCTACCGCCGCGGGCTGGGTTTTGCGGAGTCCCTGCGAATCGAACCCGCCCTGCTGTTGCCCACCGCGGCCGCGATTGTGTTTGCGCTGCTCGGACGCTCCGTCCGTCGCAAGGCCAACGATCGCCGTGCAGCGGGCAAGGCACTGATCCTCTACGGCTTACTCTGGCTGATCGTCTACGACGCGCTGTTCGTCATCGGATACGTCGACGTGTGGTGGGGTTTGTCGCTGCTGATCCTCTGGCCGACGAGCTTTTTGGCGGTGAAGGCGATGCGGGTCTGGGCGAACATGACGGATGTGGCGCGTCGTCCGGAGTACGTGCGGGCGGACAGTCGGCTTTCTGGGCCAGCTTCGAGCCGGTAG
- a CDS encoding YihY/virulence factor BrkB family protein, translating to MRDIPHVYRHVGVWTFVKRIYKQSFFEDNLLVWAAALAYSWLLALFPFVIFSVSLVPLLPDRVKPSEDDILNAVEQALVTGVELPEAAEDDAEEVVKTNEDSVDSDLREPDGAVPTTLPATQPGPGEPTQPTSQDRQPAIISQTITSLVTELINEPPTTFQLVFSLSIALFLASNGVSMTMAGLDECYDVAPDKIRSVWINKPVAMLLTLTLAILILTTVIILPVGGEFISRAQVWLEEKATELPVSFGWLQVLSRILRWSIGLFLLLASVGILYRFGTSVRTRLHLFSPGTVFTVFMWIATAYGFKIYLTRLGAADSYAQTYGAVAGVAILMFLFYVDALFLLIGAEINAELDFIRLGIKSGPLPPEEQADVAPAYELDEEDLELKAELEERRSFNVKPGQSLDGSPSSS from the coding sequence ATGCGCGACATTCCGCACGTCTACCGACACGTCGGCGTGTGGACTTTCGTCAAACGCATATACAAACAGAGCTTTTTCGAGGACAATCTGCTCGTCTGGGCGGCAGCGCTGGCTTACTCGTGGCTGCTTGCGTTGTTTCCATTCGTGATCTTCAGCGTGTCGCTGGTGCCGCTGTTGCCAGATCGCGTGAAGCCGAGCGAAGACGACATCCTTAACGCTGTCGAGCAGGCGCTTGTCACCGGTGTCGAGCTACCCGAGGCCGCTGAAGACGACGCCGAAGAGGTCGTCAAGACGAATGAGGATTCGGTCGACTCCGATCTGCGCGAACCCGACGGTGCTGTACCGACGACGCTGCCCGCCACCCAGCCCGGTCCTGGCGAGCCGACACAACCAACCAGTCAGGATCGCCAGCCCGCGATCATCAGCCAGACGATTACATCGCTGGTCACGGAACTCATCAACGAGCCGCCGACGACGTTCCAGCTCGTCTTCAGCCTGTCGATTGCCCTGTTTCTTGCCAGCAACGGAGTCTCAATGACCATGGCCGGTTTGGACGAGTGCTACGACGTAGCGCCCGACAAAATCCGCTCGGTCTGGATCAACAAGCCAGTCGCGATGCTGCTGACGCTGACCCTTGCGATCCTGATCCTGACGACGGTCATCATCTTGCCCGTCGGCGGCGAGTTCATTTCCCGCGCTCAGGTCTGGCTTGAAGAGAAGGCGACTGAGTTGCCGGTCAGCTTTGGGTGGCTTCAGGTTCTCAGCCGCATTCTTCGGTGGTCGATCGGCCTGTTCCTGCTGCTGGCCAGTGTTGGCATCCTCTACCGCTTTGGCACGAGCGTGCGGACACGCCTTCATCTGTTCAGCCCGGGCACCGTCTTCACGGTCTTCATGTGGATCGCCACCGCATATGGCTTCAAGATCTATCTGACCCGACTCGGCGCCGCTGACAGCTACGCCCAGACCTACGGCGCTGTCGCGGGCGTGGCGATCCTGATGTTCCTGTTCTACGTCGACGCGCTGTTCCTGCTGATCGGTGCGGAGATCAACGCTGAACTCGACTTCATTCGCCTCGGCATCAAATCCGGCCCGCTTCCACCAGAGGAGCAAGCCGACGTCGCGCCGGCCTACGAACTCGATGAGGAAGATCTCGAACTCAAGGCCGAGCTTGAGGAGCGTCGGAGTTTCAACGTCAAGCCCGGACAGTCGCTCGACGGGTCGCCGTCGTCATCTTGA